In Patescibacteria group bacterium, a genomic segment contains:
- the gpmI gene encoding 2,3-bisphosphoglycerate-independent phosphoglycerate mutase, with amino-acid sequence HSNPDHLIAILTLAHSKKVKVFLHLFTDGRDSHQYSAIKLLERLKFYLRPEQCIATIMGRFYAMDRKKKWERTKMTYEALTQSKGIYFSDPIEAVTASYNKGKSDEFIMPSIITAKHKNTTKQEPVATINDNDGIIFYNLRSDRARELTKAFVQDKFVGFKRNKILKNIFFTAMTDFGPDLPGITTAFSSRDLKGTLPMLLKNFRQIYMAETEKYAHVTYFFNGGYDSPVGNEDRFFIKSPDVDRYDKIPEMKVYDLTKKMLSFLIKDKYDVIICNFANSDMVGHTGNLEASIKAVESEDKSIGEIVKQILKLNGTLIITADHGNIEEMIDLKTGEIDTAHSKYPVPFIIVNKKLKNIKLKKKGILGNIAPTILDILSIKKPAEMTGESLILTKK; translated from the coding sequence AATTATTAGAAAGATTAAAATTTTATTTAAGGCCGGAGCAGTGTATAGCTACTATAATGGGAAGATTTTATGCTATGGACAGGAAAAAAAAATGGGAAAGAACAAAAATGACATATGAGGCTTTAACTCAGTCAAAAGGAATTTATTTTTCAGATCCTATTGAAGCTGTTACAGCAAGTTATAACAAAGGCAAGAGCGATGAATTTATCATGCCAAGCATTATTACAGCTAAACACAAAAATACGACAAAACAAGAACCAGTAGCCACGATTAATGATAATGATGGAATTATTTTTTATAATTTAAGATCAGACAGAGCGCGTGAATTAACGAAAGCTTTTGTGCAGGATAAATTTGTTGGATTTAAAAGGAATAAAATACTTAAAAATATTTTTTTTACAGCTATGACTGATTTTGGCCCTGATTTGCCAGGGATAACAACTGCTTTTTCAAGCAGGGATTTGAAAGGAACATTGCCGATGCTTTTGAAAAATTTTCGCCAAATTTATATGGCAGAAACAGAAAAATACGCGCATGTTACTTACTTTTTTAATGGCGGATATGATAGTCCTGTCGGCAATGAGGATAGATTTTTTATTAAATCTCCAGACGTTGACAGATATGATAAAATACCGGAAATGAAAGTTTATGATTTGACAAAAAAGATGCTTTCTTTTTTGATAAAAGATAAATATGATGTTATTATTTGCAATTTCGCGAATTCTGATATGGTCGGTCATACAGGCAATCTAGAAGCAAGCATAAAAGCAGTGGAATCTGAAGACAAATCTATCGGGGAAATAGTTAAGCAAATATTAAAATTAAACGGGACATTGATTATTACGGCAGACCATGGAAATATTGAGGAAATGATTGATTTAAAAACAGGAGAGATAGATACAGCGCATTCTAAGTATCCAGTTCCTTTTATTATTGTTAATAAAAAATTAAAAAATATAAAATTAAAGAAAAAGGGAATATTAGGAAATATTGCCCCTACAATTTTAGATATTTTAAGTATTAAAAAGCCGGCAGAAATGACAGGAGAAAGTTTGATTTTGACGAAAAAATAA
- the gpmI gene encoding 2,3-bisphosphoglycerate-independent phosphoglycerate mutase: MRPKPTILIILDGWGVAPPSFGNAITEANPKFFNYLTSNFPTTLLQASGESVGLVWKRMGNSEVGHLNIGAGRIVYQSLMKISKSIEDESIYKNSALLKAFGHCKKNKTKLHLLGMISSGGIHSYLGHLYGLLEMAKQQNFSEVYIHAILDGRDTKYNEAINLISRLSNKMKDIGVGKIANLSGRFWAMDRDNHWERIEKSYIAMSSGKAEEYFKDPIEAIQASYDKKVFDEEFVPVVIVKEDKKPVAIIDDHDSVIFFNFRSDRARQITKVFVLPSFDKFKRDKYIRDLEFVTLTEYEKNLPANVAFPREEIANPLAKVISDNGLRQLHIAETEKYAHVTYFFNGGYEEKFPLEDDIIIPSPRVASYDQAPEMSSALITKRVIEEIMKDSYDFILINFANSDMVGHTGNLEAAVKSIKAVDKSLKEIVELVLIKNGSVLITADHGNAEDMISKRTGEMEKEHTSNPVPFIIVKKDFYQKKAGILIPIKEELSDIKPMGVLADIAPTVLKIMDIKKTKEMTGISLI; encoded by the coding sequence ATGCGTCCAAAACCAACAATTTTAATAATTTTAGACGGATGGGGAGTTGCTCCGCCTTCTTTTGGAAATGCGATTACGGAAGCTAATCCAAAATTTTTTAATTATTTAACCAGCAATTTTCCAACTACGTTATTGCAAGCTTCTGGCGAATCAGTTGGTTTGGTTTGGAAAAGAATGGGCAATTCTGAAGTAGGGCATCTTAATATTGGCGCTGGCAGGATTGTATATCAGAGTTTAATGAAAATTTCCAAATCAATAGAAGATGAAAGCATATATAAAAATTCTGCTTTGTTAAAAGCTTTTGGCCATTGCAAAAAAAATAAAACAAAACTTCATTTGTTAGGAATGATTTCAAGTGGAGGGATACATAGTTATTTGGGGCATTTATATGGATTGTTGGAAATGGCAAAACAGCAAAATTTTTCAGAAGTTTATATTCATGCGATTTTAGATGGTCGCGACACTAAATATAACGAGGCAATAAATTTGATTTCTCGGCTGTCAAATAAAATGAAAGATATTGGCGTTGGTAAAATAGCTAATTTATCAGGAAGATTTTGGGCAATGGATAGGGATAACCATTGGGAAAGAATAGAAAAGTCTTACATCGCGATGTCGTCTGGCAAAGCCGAAGAATATTTTAAAGATCCAATAGAAGCTATTCAAGCTTCATATGACAAGAAAGTTTTTGATGAAGAATTTGTTCCAGTAGTGATAGTTAAAGAAGATAAAAAACCTGTGGCAATAATTGACGATCATGATTCGGTTATATTTTTTAATTTCAGGTCTGACAGGGCAAGGCAGATTACAAAAGTTTTTGTTTTGCCGTCATTTGACAAATTTAAAAGAGATAAATATATAAGAGATTTGGAATTTGTAACTTTGACTGAGTATGAAAAAAATTTGCCTGCTAATGTCGCTTTTCCGCGCGAAGAAATTGCTAATCCTTTAGCCAAAGTTATTAGTGATAATGGATTACGCCAGCTTCATATCGCGGAAACAGAAAAATACGCGCATGTTACTTATTTTTTTAATGGCGGATATGAAGAGAAATTTCCGTTAGAAGATGATATTATTATTCCTTCGCCAAGAGTAGCGAGTTATGACCAAGCTCCGGAAATGTCTTCCGCTTTAATTACCAAAAGAGTTATTGAGGAAATTATGAAAGATAGTTATGATTTTATATTAATTAATTTCGCTAATTCTGATATGGTTGGGCATACAGGAAATTTAGAAGCAGCAGTCAAATCCATAAAAGCCGTGGATAAATCATTAAAAGAGATTGTAGAGCTTGTTTTAATTAAAAATGGCTCTGTATTAATTACCGCTGATCATGGCAACGCGGAAGATATGATAAGCAAAAGAACAGGGGAGATGGAGAAAGAGCACACAAGCAACCCAGTGCCGTTTATAATCGTGAAAAAAGATTTTTATCAAAAAAAAGCAGGCATTTTAATCCCAATAAAAGAAGAATTAAGCGATATTAAGCCGATGGGTGTTTTAGCTGATATCGCGCCGACTGTTTTAAAAATAATGGATATTAAAAAAACAAAAGAAATGACTGGAATATCATTGATTTAA
- a CDS encoding divergent PAP2 family protein, with amino-acid sequence MPYELIIIPFVTVILAQILKLATDGIKNNFNIINIFGKYGGMPSGHISFIASLGALIVIKHGVDSSFFAIWIIFATIVMRDALGARREIGIHSSAIKKISEKTNTNIPKLITRMGHTPIEVIAGFLFGTGITLIIKLLISQI; translated from the coding sequence ATGCCATATGAATTAATTATTATTCCGTTTGTAACAGTTATTCTCGCTCAAATATTGAAATTAGCAACCGACGGAATTAAAAATAATTTTAACATAATTAATATTTTTGGAAAATACGGAGGAATGCCTTCTGGACATATTAGTTTTATTGCTTCTTTGGGAGCCTTAATTGTTATAAAACACGGAGTTGATTCTTCATTTTTTGCTATCTGGATAATTTTTGCGACAATAGTCATGAGAGATGCTCTTGGAGCGCGCAGAGAAATTGGGATACATTCATCAGCTATAAAAAAAATAAGTGAAAAAACAAATACTAACATCCCAAAATTAATAACGCGAATGGGGCATACACCAATAGAAGTAATAGCTGGATTTTTATTTGGAACAGGAATCACTTTAATTATAAAATTATTAATATCGCAAATATAA
- a CDS encoding CAP domain-containing protein translates to MKNKKITAVSLVKKQKIAVLIASLCIIGSFLLPKLIFATEITSENLIKITNQERIRQKLKPLRVNKTLENAATNKANDLLKGQYFSHTSPEGKNFIEWIKEVKYDYLYAGENLAMDFITSEGVVKAWMQSKNHKANILSPYYTEIAIIVKSGILNKRFTTIAVQLFGTPKQISENNLAINNEFILSEQIINNKEKILVFPSILNYKNFDIIYLDSKNFVTETNKVSMASNAPYKKSFKIPNNKLNPKVAGENTQFFYKQNSVKNRLPIFYSLMSLILFFSGLVLLFLNQHYIYSEKENYNKNLCHMN, encoded by the coding sequence ATGAAAAATAAAAAAATAACTGCTGTTAGTCTAGTAAAAAAACAAAAAATAGCCGTATTAATTGCCTCTCTTTGCATTATAGGGAGTTTTTTATTGCCAAAGTTAATTTTTGCCACAGAAATAACATCTGAAAATCTTATTAAAATAACAAATCAAGAAAGAATAAGGCAAAAACTTAAACCATTGCGAGTAAATAAAACCCTAGAAAATGCCGCTACAAATAAAGCTAATGATTTATTAAAAGGACAATATTTTTCACATACATCGCCAGAGGGCAAAAATTTTATTGAATGGATTAAAGAAGTAAAATACGATTATCTTTATGCTGGAGAAAATTTGGCAATGGATTTTATAACTTCCGAGGGGGTCGTAAAAGCATGGATGCAAAGTAAAAATCATAAAGCAAATATATTAAGCCCCTACTATACTGAAATAGCAATCATTGTAAAATCTGGAATTTTAAATAAAAGATTTACGACAATAGCCGTTCAATTGTTTGGAACGCCAAAACAAATTTCTGAAAACAATTTGGCCATAAATAATGAATTTATTTTATCAGAACAAATAATAAATAATAAAGAAAAAATTTTAGTCTTTCCGTCTATTTTAAATTATAAAAATTTTGATATAATATATTTAGACAGCAAAAATTTTGTAACTGAAACAAACAAAGTTTCTATGGCAAGTAATGCTCCATACAAAAAAAGTTTTAAAATTCCAAACAACAAGTTAAATCCAAAAGTGGCGGGAGAAAATACGCAATTCTTTTATAAGCAAAATAGCGTTAAAAACAGACTGCCAATATTTTATTCCTTAATGTCATTAATTCTTTTTTTTTCAGGCCTAGTTCTGCTTTTTTTAAATCAACATTATATTTATAGCGAAAAAGAAAATTATAATAAAAATTTATGCCATATGAATTAA
- the dprA gene encoding DNA-processing protein DprA, whose product MSIEKDIKYWIAISKYSKIGPIRFKKLIKYFKTAENIWKTDIEKLVKANLEKNIAKDFAEKRNQINPDMEMEQILKEKIKVLTIQDDDYPKLLKKIKNPPFLLYYKGKLDGLKKPTLAIVGTRKASQYGKQSVFDIAKKIAANNITIISGMALGIDTIAHKTAVETGGNTIAVLGSGLDQKNIYPTANQNLANEIILSHGAIISEYPVGMPAFHYNFPMRNRIISGLSLGTLVIESPDKGGSLITAHYAKEQKRKIFALPGNIYDKNSSGTHKLISSGSAQIITKYEDIINALNLDRIPCHKKIKNKIPETKEEKILLKYLETRPIHINKLVKMSGLNSQIVCSTLTLMEINGRVKNLGEMNYALIY is encoded by the coding sequence ATGTCAATAGAAAAAGATATAAAATATTGGATCGCGATTTCAAAATATTCAAAAATCGGTCCGATAAGATTTAAAAAATTAATAAAATATTTTAAAACTGCAGAAAATATTTGGAAAACAGATATAGAAAAATTAGTAAAAGCTAATTTGGAAAAAAATATTGCAAAAGATTTTGCTGAAAAAAGAAATCAGATAAATCCTGACATGGAAATGGAACAAATATTAAAAGAAAAAATAAAAGTCCTGACTATTCAAGACGACGACTACCCAAAACTTTTAAAAAAAATAAAAAATCCGCCTTTTCTACTATATTACAAAGGAAAATTAGACGGACTTAAAAAACCAACACTTGCAATTGTTGGGACAAGAAAGGCGAGCCAATACGGAAAACAATCAGTTTTTGACATAGCCAAAAAAATAGCCGCAAACAACATAACAATTATAAGCGGTATGGCGTTAGGAATAGATACCATAGCGCACAAAACAGCTGTTGAAACTGGTGGCAATACAATCGCTGTTTTAGGATCAGGACTTGATCAAAAAAATATTTATCCAACAGCCAATCAAAATTTAGCTAATGAAATTATTTTATCACACGGAGCTATTATTTCAGAATACCCCGTTGGAATGCCAGCTTTTCATTATAATTTTCCAATGCGGAATAGGATAATATCTGGATTAAGTTTGGGAACTTTAGTAATTGAATCTCCTGATAAAGGAGGTTCTTTAATCACCGCTCATTACGCGAAAGAGCAGAAACGAAAAATTTTCGCGCTTCCTGGAAATATTTATGATAAAAATTCATCTGGAACGCACAAATTAATAAGTTCTGGAAGCGCGCAAATCATAACAAAATATGAAGATATTATAAATGCGTTGAATTTAGATAGAATTCCTTGTCACAAAAAAATTAAAAACAAAATTCCTGAAACAAAAGAAGAAAAAATATTGCTGAAATATTTAGAAACACGCCCAATACATATAAACAAACTGGTAAAAATGTCTGGTCTTAACTCGCAAATTGTCTGTTCAACTCTCACGCTTATGGAAATAAATGGAAGAGTAAAAAATTTAGGCGAAATGAACTATGCGCTTATTTATTGA
- the pth gene encoding aminoacyl-tRNA hydrolase, with the protein MKLIIGLGNPDKKYENTRHNVGFIIIDELQKKLGFQEFKFNKKFNSEITEGVINYIILNEVPTDSRGEAEGSQTNIPLNENKTILVKPQTFMNNSGEAVQKIINFYKLDPKNIIVIHDDLDIEIGKYKISTDSSSAGHKGVQSIIDNLGTREFKRIRIGVEKFGGRINRGDISGENFVLHNFEEEEIEKVKKLAGKIEKEVK; encoded by the coding sequence ATGAAATTAATTATTGGATTGGGAAATCCAGATAAAAAATACGAGAATACAAGACACAATGTTGGATTTATTATAATTGACGAACTGCAAAAAAAATTGGGCTTTCAAGAATTTAAATTTAATAAAAAATTCAACTCTGAAATAACAGAAGGAGTCATCAATTATATCATCCTGAACGAAGTCCCGACAGATAGTCGGGGCGAAGCCGAAGGATCCCAAACCAATATTCCACTAAACGAAAACAAAACCATTCTCGTCAAACCGCAGACTTTTATGAATAATTCTGGCGAAGCTGTTCAAAAAATTATAAATTTTTATAAACTGGATCCAAAAAATATTATTGTTATTCACGACGATTTAGATATAGAAATAGGAAAATATAAAATTTCAACTGATTCATCTTCGGCGGGACATAAAGGCGTCCAGTCTATTATTGATAACCTAGGCACGCGAGAATTCAAAAGAATCAGAATTGGAGTGGAAAAATTTGGCGGACGAATAAATCGCGGAGACATTTCAGGTGAAAATTTTGTTTTACATAATTTTGAAGAAGAAGAAATTGAGAAAGTAAAAAAGTTAGCGGGAAAAATTGAAAAAGAAGTAAAATAA
- the der gene encoding ribosome biogenesis GTPase Der has translation MKVTIIGRTNVGKSTLFNKISGQKQAMISGIGGTTRDVNKSEVEWVKTKFFLYDTAGLDIDPTDAIEKEVIKQSEANIAKADLLIFLLDGQERILQQDRQIAKKIRKLKIPVILTINKIDNQKIRSETNSFGFEKLGLKDAQLISASSGVGVGDLLDKIIKELKKIKKQSAPPSASWRSGLRKKKPIKKKVKKNLPEIKVAIIGKPNVGKSSILNALIKRKIDIKNQENIIVTNIPHTTREPQKRKIETKNFFIHFIDTAGVRRKSKIDKKTLELLSVRKSIEALKEANIVLFVIDASSPITSQDKKLADLIQKNNNGLIIIANKWDLIKNKTTESGKIYADFVKKSLCHVKWAPIILTSATEGRNITKIIDLIEEINQEQNKKIDQEELDKLIKSATEAHYPIKAKGFRRPKIYELKQIKSSLPKFVVVIGHLDTLHYSYLRFIENRLREKYDFKGTAIEIVIKNRK, from the coding sequence ATGAAAGTAACAATTATTGGCAGAACTAATGTTGGTAAATCAACTCTTTTTAACAAAATATCCGGACAAAAGCAAGCAATGATCTCAGGCATTGGCGGGACTACTAGGGATGTTAATAAATCCGAAGTAGAATGGGTAAAAACTAAATTTTTTTTATATGATACGGCGGGATTAGATATTGACCCAACCGACGCAATTGAAAAAGAAGTGATTAAACAAAGCGAAGCAAATATCGCTAAAGCGGATTTGCTAATTTTTTTATTAGACGGACAAGAAAGAATTCTGCAACAAGACAGGCAAATAGCTAAAAAAATAAGAAAACTAAAAATCCCTGTTATTTTAACAATCAATAAAATAGATAATCAAAAAATAAGAAGCGAAACAAATTCCTTTGGATTCGAAAAATTAGGACTTAAGGACGCGCAATTAATATCAGCTTCGTCTGGCGTTGGTGTTGGCGACCTTTTAGACAAGATAATAAAAGAATTAAAAAAAATAAAAAAACAATCCGCTCCGCCATCCGCCAGCTGGCGGAGCGGATTGCGGAAAAAAAAACCTATTAAAAAAAAGGTAAAAAAAAATCTTCCTGAAATTAAAGTGGCGATTATTGGCAAGCCAAATGTTGGCAAATCATCAATACTAAACGCTTTAATTAAAAGAAAAATTGATATTAAAAATCAAGAGAACATTATTGTGACTAATATTCCGCATACTACTCGCGAACCGCAAAAAAGAAAAATTGAAACAAAAAATTTTTTTATACATTTTATTGACACGGCAGGCGTTAGAAGAAAATCTAAAATTGACAAAAAAACATTGGAATTGTTAAGCGTAAGAAAAAGCATTGAAGCTTTAAAAGAGGCAAACATAGTGTTATTTGTGATAGACGCAAGTTCGCCAATAACAAGCCAAGACAAAAAACTTGCTGATTTAATACAAAAAAATAACAACGGGCTTATTATTATCGCTAATAAATGGGATCTAATAAAAAATAAAACAACAGAAAGCGGAAAAATATACGCTGATTTTGTTAAAAAAAGCCTTTGCCATGTTAAATGGGCGCCAATTATTTTAACATCTGCCACAGAAGGCAGGAATATAACCAAAATTATAGACTTAATAGAAGAAATAAACCAAGAACAAAATAAAAAAATAGACCAAGAAGAATTAGACAAACTTATAAAATCCGCGACAGAAGCGCACTATCCTATCAAAGCAAAAGGTTTTAGACGCCCAAAAATATATGAGTTAAAACAGATTAAATCGTCTTTGCCAAAATTTGTTGTTGTCATAGGACATTTAGACACGCTTCATTATTCTTATTTAAGATTTATAGAAAACCGTTTAAGGGAAAAATACGATTTTAAAGGAACAGCTATTGAAATAGTAATTAAAAATAGAAAATAA
- the dnaB gene encoding replicative DNA helicase, whose product MQEKNISGKIPPQNVEAEQSLLGSLMIDENAIIKVADIISENDFYEKKHQIIFSVILEIYEKHRPIDILNVSNRLKEKKQLKNIGGKSYLVSLTNAVPSASHIISYAQIVARKATLRRLISASTEITDMAYNEKNDPEKMLDEAEQKLFSVSQQYLQQNFISIRDVLDEAFDRIDEIHKNRGKLRGVPTGFIDLDKKLAGLQKSNLIILAARPSLGKTSLALDIARNVAKEKISVGIISLEMSKEELVDRLLCAEADVDLWKMRTGQLSSKEDDDDFARVNYAMGELSEAEIYIDDSSSTNIMEVRTKARRLKMEHNLGLIIIDYLQLMEGRRTENRVQEISDISRSLKNLARELNIPVLALSQLSRGVESRTPPIPKLADLRDSGSIEQDADIVMFIYREDYYKKESSKPNIAEIFVAKHRNGPTGKIELYFESNKASFKNLDKINQEKEEPF is encoded by the coding sequence ATGCAAGAAAAAAATATTTCAGGAAAAATACCTCCGCAGAACGTTGAAGCTGAACAATCTTTGCTGGGATCTCTTATGATTGACGAAAACGCGATTATTAAAGTCGCTGATATTATCAGCGAAAACGATTTTTATGAAAAAAAACACCAAATAATTTTTTCGGTTATTTTAGAAATTTATGAAAAACATCGCCCCATTGATATTTTAAATGTTTCCAATCGCTTAAAAGAAAAAAAACAATTAAAAAATATTGGCGGAAAAAGCTATTTAGTGAGCTTGACGAACGCTGTTCCTTCAGCTAGCCATATAATTTCTTACGCGCAAATTGTCGCGCGAAAAGCCACATTACGCCGGCTGATTAGCGCAAGCACTGAAATCACTGATATGGCTTATAATGAAAAAAATGACCCTGAAAAAATGCTTGATGAAGCAGAGCAAAAACTTTTTTCTGTTTCACAGCAATACCTTCAACAAAATTTTATATCAATCAGAGATGTTTTAGACGAGGCTTTTGACAGAATTGATGAAATTCATAAAAATCGCGGAAAATTAAGAGGAGTTCCAACAGGATTTATTGATTTAGATAAAAAATTAGCTGGTTTGCAAAAATCAAATTTAATAATATTGGCTGCTCGTCCTTCGCTTGGAAAAACATCTCTTGCTTTGGATATTGCCAGAAATGTTGCCAAAGAAAAAATCTCTGTTGGAATTATATCTTTAGAAATGAGTAAAGAAGAATTGGTTGATCGCCTTTTATGTGCTGAAGCTGATGTTGATTTATGGAAAATGCGGACAGGCCAGCTTTCATCAAAAGAAGACGATGATGATTTCGCGCGTGTCAATTACGCAATGGGAGAATTGTCAGAAGCTGAAATTTACATTGACGATTCATCATCAACCAATATTATGGAAGTCAGAACAAAAGCGCGAAGATTAAAAATGGAACATAATTTAGGGCTGATTATAATAGATTATCTTCAATTAATGGAAGGCCGCAGAACAGAAAACAGGGTGCAAGAAATTTCTGATATTTCAAGATCATTAAAAAATTTAGCGCGAGAATTAAATATTCCTGTTTTAGCTCTTTCTCAGCTTTCAAGAGGCGTTGAATCGCGCACCCCGCCAATTCCAAAACTAGCTGACCTTAGGGACTCAGGATCTATTGAACAAGACGCTGATATTGTAATGTTTATTTATCGTGAAGATTATTACAAAAAAGAAAGTTCCAAACCAAATATTGCTGAAATTTTTGTTGCAAAACACCGCAACGGTCCAACAGGAAAAATTGAACTATATTTTGAATCCAACAAAGCCAGCTTTAAAAACTTAGACAAAATAAACCAAGAAAAAGAAGAACCTTTTTAA